In Treponema primitia ZAS-2, a genomic segment contains:
- the thyX gene encoding FAD-dependent thymidylate synthase: protein MAHCVVPEAEAILDKEFPVLDKGFIRLVDYMGGDERVVQSARVSYGEGTKSYREDAGLIDYLLRNRHTSPFEQISLTFHVKMPIFIARQWIRHRMARLNEISGRYSVMKDDFYVPGPEDVALQSTDNKQGRAETVIEPAKVERVRSFLGEGQKHAYTEYTSLIDQGIAREIARINLPLSLYTEIYWNIDLHNLFHFLELRLGAHAQKEIRLYAQTLLEITKKVVPRCCESFEKHLLGGMNFSKEEFAELKKRLGQGGESGLTGKALERFEEKLRSGENHS from the coding sequence ATGGCTCATTGTGTAGTACCGGAAGCGGAAGCTATTCTGGACAAGGAATTTCCCGTTTTGGACAAGGGATTTATCCGCCTGGTGGATTATATGGGGGGGGACGAGCGGGTGGTGCAGTCCGCCCGGGTTTCCTACGGGGAGGGGACGAAAAGTTACCGGGAGGATGCGGGGCTCATCGACTACCTGCTGCGGAACCGGCATACCAGTCCCTTTGAACAGATTTCCCTTACCTTCCATGTAAAGATGCCCATTTTTATCGCCCGGCAATGGATACGCCACCGTATGGCCCGGCTCAACGAGATTTCCGGCCGTTATTCGGTGATGAAGGACGATTTTTACGTGCCTGGGCCGGAGGATGTGGCGCTCCAGAGTACGGACAACAAACAGGGCCGGGCGGAAACGGTTATTGAGCCGGCGAAGGTGGAACGGGTGCGGTCTTTCCTGGGTGAAGGGCAAAAACATGCCTACACCGAGTATACTTCCCTGATCGATCAGGGAATTGCCCGGGAAATTGCCCGGATCAACCTGCCCCTGTCCCTGTATACCGAAATTTACTGGAATATTGACCTCCATAACCTGTTTCACTTCCTGGAACTGCGCCTGGGGGCTCATGCCCAGAAGGAAATCCGCCTTTATGCCCAAACCCTGCTGGAAATAACCAAAAAAGTGGTTCCCCGGTGTTGCGAGTCCTTTGAAAAACACCTCTTGGGAGGGATGAATTTCTCAAAAGAGGAATTTGCGGAGCTGAAGAAGCGGCTTGGACAGGGCGGGGAAAGCGGCCTGACCGGGAAAGCTTTAGAGCGCTTTGAGGAAAAACTCCGTTCCGGAGAAAATCATTCATAA
- a CDS encoding helix-turn-helix transcriptional regulator — protein sequence MKGLFVVNLKKFRKEEGLSQEALAKRCDASANHIGQIEMGRRFPSIELIERIAAVLKVKPYRLFKDETGEEPDENRETRDFLANLPDRVRRVLKTQLLTAISDDIDETLKP from the coding sequence TTGAAAGGGCTTTTTGTGGTAAACCTGAAAAAATTCAGAAAAGAGGAGGGCCTGTCCCAGGAGGCACTTGCCAAACGATGCGATGCTTCCGCCAATCATATAGGGCAGATCGAGATGGGCCGGAGATTTCCTTCGATAGAATTAATAGAAAGGATCGCCGCAGTTCTGAAAGTGAAACCCTACCGCCTGTTTAAGGATGAAACCGGGGAAGAGCCGGACGAAAACCGGGAAACCAGGGACTTTCTGGCAAATTTGCCGGATCGGGTTAGGCGGGTCCTTAAAACGCAGCTTCTGACGGCAATTAGCGACGATATTGACGAGACATTGAAACCGTAA
- a CDS encoding type II toxin-antitoxin system HicA family toxin: MKRADLIKKISKLGAVLERHGANHDWYVNHKTGAVQAVPRHNEIKEPLAKAIIKVFS; encoded by the coding sequence ATGAAAAGGGCCGATCTCATCAAAAAGATCAGTAAACTTGGAGCGGTTCTTGAACGGCATGGGGCGAATCACGATTGGTATGTCAACCATAAAACAGGCGCCGTGCAGGCAGTTCCCCGGCATAACGAGATTAAAGAGCCCTTGGCTAAGGCAATTATAAAAGTCTTTTCATAA
- a CDS encoding leucine-rich repeat protein, translated as MKKLIILALLLSAAFTLYAGGGKEKPAQQAAPDSTPAAVQPGNRTQQAASAPTPAQPANGTQQATPLPDASPVPPPPPVPQNPYYDGDGSKGTSLAILIPEGKNLSVAEAYLPTLVQGVFVGDLSKFSAISVLDRQSLEKVLTETESGIYKSAEDYSHIGEIANVGYVLTGALTKTASGFALQVQITDTASAVTKASYSGACTAGELDNFTGIKKASLDLLTQMGVALTAKGREELTGAGAQQAINGETALAKGITAQKSGTVVETLAYYFQAASIDPSLSEAVSRASVMSADISSGNIGENTRNDIAWRRAWLTRLTETENYLRNYVKTPAVPYDLVYSTDLQTGAVNYANETVPISFEIELLPASTVWLDTMEKLVNTIKVGLEATGKTGDWGLSDWPVKTVTQGADFFTKRHSAFTIVAELVNEKGISLGRESIILPYGWFFDVKLEEGKRWEKKRLINPLTIIPEPIVTNLVLFPAVKADLITDKLTMKMVSVDGIAAETAGRDGHIMITTKEEYLQLPRGNFLTEARTARNKLFGFERGKITRYSSPLEDIAIPSSIDGIPVTSISWNELNLREVTSIAIPNSITAIGYNLYGSGALNGGKLTSVIIPNSITSIENNAFANNKLTDVIIPNGITSIEGGAFSRNQLTSITISNSVTSIGAVAFAGNLLTTVTIGGGVKLDTNLAYNNSISGFDGFYERQGKRAGTYTYDGKNWTRR; from the coding sequence ATGAAAAAGTTGATTATCCTTGCACTGCTTTTATCCGCCGCTTTTACCCTCTACGCTGGGGGCGGTAAAGAGAAACCAGCACAGCAGGCCGCCCCAGACTCAACTCCCGCCGCCGTACAGCCCGGAAACAGAACACAGCAAGCAGCCTCGGCCCCCACCCCTGCACAGCCAGCAAACGGAACCCAGCAGGCCACCCCGCTTCCGGATGCAAGCCCCGTTCCACCGCCGCCCCCTGTACCCCAAAACCCCTACTATGACGGGGATGGCAGCAAGGGGACCAGCCTTGCCATATTGATTCCCGAAGGGAAGAACCTCTCCGTCGCCGAGGCATACCTGCCCACCCTGGTACAGGGCGTTTTTGTAGGGGATTTAAGCAAATTTTCCGCCATATCCGTACTGGACCGGCAAAGCCTGGAAAAGGTGCTTACGGAAACCGAAAGCGGTATCTATAAGAGCGCAGAAGATTATTCCCACATTGGGGAAATCGCCAATGTGGGCTATGTCCTGACCGGGGCGCTGACAAAAACGGCCTCAGGTTTTGCATTGCAGGTACAGATAACCGATACCGCAAGCGCCGTAACAAAGGCGTCCTATTCCGGCGCCTGTACAGCCGGAGAACTGGACAATTTCACGGGCATAAAAAAAGCCTCCCTGGACCTGCTTACCCAAATGGGGGTTGCGCTTACCGCGAAAGGCAGGGAAGAACTTACCGGAGCCGGCGCCCAACAGGCCATTAATGGTGAAACCGCCCTTGCCAAAGGTATTACCGCCCAAAAGAGCGGGACGGTGGTGGAGACCCTGGCTTATTACTTTCAGGCAGCCTCCATTGATCCTTCTTTGTCCGAAGCGGTAAGCCGGGCATCGGTGATGTCTGCGGATATCTCCAGCGGCAATATCGGAGAGAATACCCGGAACGATATTGCATGGCGCAGGGCATGGCTTACGCGTTTAACGGAAACGGAAAATTATTTAAGAAATTATGTAAAAACTCCCGCCGTTCCCTATGACTTGGTATACTCCACGGATTTGCAGACTGGCGCCGTCAATTATGCCAATGAAACTGTCCCCATTAGTTTTGAAATAGAGCTGCTTCCCGCTTCTACTGTATGGCTTGATACCATGGAAAAATTGGTAAACACTATAAAAGTAGGTTTAGAGGCTACCGGCAAAACCGGAGATTGGGGCTTGTCGGACTGGCCGGTTAAAACAGTAACCCAGGGCGCAGATTTTTTTACAAAACGGCATAGCGCCTTTACCATTGTTGCAGAACTGGTGAATGAAAAGGGGATTAGCCTAGGCAGAGAGAGTATCATTTTGCCGTATGGATGGTTCTTTGATGTAAAGCTTGAGGAAGGAAAAAGATGGGAGAAGAAACGGTTAATAAACCCCTTGACAATAATACCAGAGCCGATTGTTACAAATTTAGTACTCTTCCCGGCAGTCAAGGCTGATTTAATTACCGACAAATTAACCATGAAAATGGTCAGTGTGGACGGCATTGCCGCTGAAACAGCAGGCAGAGATGGTCATATCATGATTACCACCAAAGAAGAATATCTCCAGTTACCCCGGGGTAATTTCTTGACGGAAGCGAGGACAGCACGGAATAAGTTATTTGGATTTGAAAGAGGAAAAATAACAAGATACTCCAGTCCTTTAGAAGACATTGCTATACCGTCAAGCATTGATGGTATACCCGTTACTTCTATTAGTTGGAATGAGTTAAACTTGAGAGAGGTGACCAGTATCGCCATACCCAATAGCATTACCGCTATTGGGTATAACCTATATGGAAGCGGCGCATTAAACGGCGGAAAATTGACCAGTGTTATTATTCCTAATAGTATTACCTCTATTGAAAATAATGCATTTGCCAATAATAAATTAACCGATGTCATTATTCCTAATGGCATTACTTCTATTGAAGGCGGTGCATTTTCTAGAAATCAATTAACCAGCATTACCATCTCCAATAGCGTTACATCTATTGGTGCCGTAGCATTTGCCGGAAATCTATTGACAACCGTGACTATAGGAGGCGGTGTTAAACTCGATACTAATCTTGCATATAACAACTCAATTTCCGGATTTGATGGTTTTTATGAGAGGCAGGGTAAACGTGCAGGGACTTACACGTATGATGGCAAGAATTGGACTCGGCGATAA
- a CDS encoding tetratricopeptide repeat protein produces MSKYNLEINYLFMGADISEEEIAEIITEADRITLENNETPEKIAEAYLKKSQCLQKLGKRQESREPLEKALELAPAMAEAITQLGNILHGEENYDEAIARYTEAIQLKPDYAAAFNNRGVSFAGKGEYNKAIADYTEAIQLKPDYAIAYYNRGNKYRNIGKFEQALVDREEAIRLKPGLKDLGMDLPLDIVLRHIVGSDADEIFEMYNDAEKVIKEEKEKPEKIAETYLKQSLYLFLNEKEENGKEAIKKAADLYSGMDEADVIVLKSDLVRALNVHGTTVGEGFDEGIAEWTDVIGKNSWERAIFFNNRGNTFIEKGRYIKAFSAWQEAMQLEKTSDESKIIFDQAIADYTKAMVLNKSTPRNFARMLKNRSIAYIEIGAYDKAIADCDEALALSKDEGVFILYHRGIAYDASGDREQAIADYSRAIELAPCNYEMLFYELFYSRGLAHDEKGEYELAIADYTQAICIAAAMFSPGDAFDAYCNRGLVYKALGQRDKAEADFAKLDGKTAYKRGRKKGILSTLINLIG; encoded by the coding sequence ATGTCTAAATACAACCTGGAAATAAATTACCTGTTCATGGGTGCAGACATTTCCGAAGAGGAAATCGCGGAAATAATCACAGAAGCCGACAGGATAACCCTGGAAAACAATGAAACCCCGGAAAAGATCGCAGAAGCGTATCTCAAAAAAAGCCAATGCTTGCAGAAGCTGGGGAAGCGCCAGGAAAGCAGGGAACCTCTGGAGAAGGCGCTGGAACTGGCGCCCGCAATGGCTGAAGCCATTACCCAGTTGGGGAACATTCTTCACGGAGAAGAAAACTACGATGAGGCAATAGCCCGTTATACCGAAGCGATACAGTTAAAACCGGATTATGCGGCGGCATTTAACAACCGGGGGGTCAGTTTTGCTGGAAAAGGTGAATATAATAAGGCGATAGCGGACTATACGGAAGCAATACAGCTTAAACCGGATTATGCAATTGCCTATTATAACCGTGGAAATAAATACAGGAACATTGGAAAGTTTGAGCAAGCTCTGGTGGATCGGGAAGAAGCCATTCGGCTAAAACCAGGTTTAAAAGATTTGGGAATGGATCTGCCTCTTGATATTGTTCTTAGACACATAGTTGGTTCTGATGCCGATGAAATTTTTGAAATGTACAATGATGCAGAAAAAGTAATTAAGGAGGAAAAAGAAAAACCTGAGAAAATAGCGGAAACGTATCTTAAGCAAAGCTTATATTTATTTTTGAACGAAAAAGAAGAAAATGGCAAAGAAGCCATCAAAAAAGCTGCTGATTTATATTCCGGCATGGATGAGGCGGATGTCATCGTACTTAAATCAGATCTTGTCAGAGCTTTAAATGTCCATGGAACAACCGTGGGAGAAGGATTTGATGAAGGAATTGCCGAATGGACCGATGTCATAGGTAAAAATTCGTGGGAAAGAGCTATTTTTTTTAATAACCGGGGCAATACATTTATTGAAAAAGGCAGGTATATCAAGGCTTTTAGCGCATGGCAAGAGGCGATGCAACTGGAAAAAACAAGCGATGAAAGTAAAATAATATTTGACCAGGCTATTGCCGATTATACCAAGGCCATGGTATTAAATAAATCGACTCCGCGTAATTTTGCGAGAATGCTTAAAAACCGGAGTATTGCCTATATCGAAATCGGTGCATACGACAAAGCTATAGCGGATTGTGATGAAGCCCTGGCGCTCAGTAAAGATGAAGGCGTTTTTATCTTGTACCACCGCGGAATTGCTTATGACGCCAGTGGTGATCGCGAGCAGGCTATTGCCGATTACAGCAGGGCTATAGAATTAGCCCCCTGCAATTACGAGATGCTGTTCTATGAGCTATTCTATAGCCGGGGCCTTGCCCATGATGAAAAGGGTGAGTACGAACTTGCCATTGCAGACTATACCCAGGCGATATGTATTGCCGCTGCAATGTTTTCCCCTGGCGATGCCTTTGATGCATACTGCAACCGGGGCCTTGTCTACAAAGCGCTGGGACAGCGGGATAAGGCGGAAGCGGATTTTGCCAAATTGGACGGGAAAACTGCCTATAAACGGGGAAGAAAAAAGGGTATTTTGTCTACTTTAATTAATTTAATCGGATAA
- a CDS encoding tetratricopeptide repeat protein, which translates to MSKYTQEIDYLIVGADISEEEIAEIITEADRITLENKETTEKIAEAYLKKSQCLQKLEKYKESELVIEKALELSPEMAEAITQLGNIFRNEKNYDEAIAYYTEAIRLKPDYAAAFNNRGASYDLKVDFLQTIADYTEAIRLRPDYAIAYYNRGNKYKELGQFEQARADWGEAIRLKPFLKHLVNREIIIFLSASEDTSDNEEIEQLTRAIYLNPDDATLFHNRGWFYAMCGEYDKTIAGGVEAIRLDPDSATGFEKRGKVYEKLLRKLDKVAKRQGLKRIIVMEAILQLNS; encoded by the coding sequence ATGTCTAAATACACCCAGGAAATAGATTACCTAATCGTGGGGGCAGACATTTCCGAAGAAGAAATCGCGGAAATAATTACAGAAGCCGACAGGATAACCCTGGAAAACAAGGAAACTACGGAAAAAATCGCGGAAGCATACCTTAAGAAAAGCCAATGCTTGCAGAAGCTGGAAAAGTACAAGGAAAGCGAGTTGGTTATTGAGAAAGCGCTGGAACTGTCGCCCGAAATGGCCGAAGCTATTACCCAGTTGGGAAATATTTTTCGGAATGAAAAAAACTATGATGAGGCAATAGCCTACTATACGGAGGCAATACGGCTTAAACCGGATTATGCGGCGGCATTTAACAACCGGGGGGCCAGCTATGACCTCAAGGTTGATTTCCTTCAGACAATAGCGGACTATACCGAAGCGATACGCCTAAGACCGGATTATGCAATTGCCTATTATAACCGGGGAAACAAATACAAAGAGCTGGGACAGTTTGAGCAAGCCCGAGCGGATTGGGGAGAAGCTATTCGGCTAAAACCATTTTTAAAACATTTGGTAAACAGAGAAATCATCATCTTTTTAAGTGCCTCTGAGGACACTTCGGATAATGAGGAAATTGAACAGCTTACCCGTGCAATATACCTTAATCCCGATGATGCGACTCTTTTTCATAACCGAGGTTGGTTTTATGCCATGTGCGGTGAATATGACAAGACAATTGCCGGTGGGGTCGAAGCTATACGACTTGATCCGGACTCAGCCACTGGTTTTGAAAAACGGGGGAAGGTTTATGAGAAATTATTGAGAAAGCTTGACAAAGTGGCGAAGCGGCAAGGCTTGAAGAGGATCATTGTAATGGAAGCGATATTACAATTAAATTCATAG
- a CDS encoding endonuclease/exonuclease/phosphatase family protein, which produces MSKLRIVSWNCHYGFSEEKQKTIMEADIFKGADIYIIPECKKSDWERLNYPKQNADWYSDGKDAKDSSGGINEERDLGIGIFCKNDITINRLAKYWSDDPSFRYVLPYQINKDGKDFILFAVWTKNKTDVTDPLDYVQKAHAAVDYYKNKNLLTGDVILIGDFNSNEIWDDCYKSNLNHTALVKKLSDYYIVNSAKKFDKEKIETYFYTYKSQKKKVTDDYCFISKPLLEKVTDFHIGDSKEWVETDLSDHCPIMVEFTL; this is translated from the coding sequence ATGAGCAAACTGAGAATTGTTAGTTGGAATTGCCATTATGGATTTAGCGAAGAAAAACAAAAGACAATAATGGAGGCAGATATATTTAAGGGTGCAGACATTTATATTATACCAGAATGTAAAAAATCTGACTGGGAACGTCTAAATTACCCTAAACAAAATGCTGATTGGTATAGCGACGGAAAAGATGCTAAAGATTCGTCAGGCGGTATTAATGAGGAGAGAGATTTAGGCATTGGAATATTTTGTAAAAATGATATTACAATAAATCGTTTGGCTAAATATTGGAGCGATGATCCCAGTTTTCGTTATGTTTTACCATACCAAATAAACAAAGATGGAAAAGACTTTATCTTATTCGCTGTCTGGACAAAGAACAAGACCGATGTTACAGATCCACTTGATTATGTCCAAAAAGCTCATGCCGCTGTTGATTATTACAAAAATAAAAATTTATTGACGGGAGATGTAATATTGATAGGGGACTTCAATAGTAACGAAATATGGGATGATTGTTATAAAAGTAATCTTAATCACACAGCTTTGGTAAAAAAGCTCTCGGATTATTATATTGTTAACTCTGCCAAAAAATTCGATAAAGAAAAAATTGAAACATATTTTTACACATACAAATCACAAAAAAAGAAAGTTACAGACGATTACTGTTTTATTTCAAAACCATTATTGGAAAAAGTTACAGATTTTCATATTGGAGATTCGAAAGAATGGGTAGAAACAGACCTTTCTGACCACTGCCCTATAATGGTGGAGTTTACCCTTTAA
- the trxB gene encoding thioredoxin-disulfide reductase, translating to MAQLEADLLILGAGPAGLSAAQYGSRANLKVLAIEQLSPGGQALSIDKLENYPGDPTPRSGFDFAEDMHRQAENFGAKILSDAVLSLKNEKNSFTAVLGSGGEIKARAVILATGATHRTLGIPGEAEFNGRGVSYCASCDGPFFKGKRILVVGGGDAACDEARFLAFLSDRVLLVHRRDKFRAQKSLAERVLHDPRIEVRLNTSPVKILGDKQVNAVILENTADHTQYEEPVNAVFIFVGTTPQTSLVPDAEKDEAGYIVTDQRMASSIPGIFVAGDVRASPFRQVVVAAAEGAIAAHCAAEYIENFC from the coding sequence ATGGCACAGCTAGAAGCCGATTTACTCATCTTAGGCGCCGGTCCTGCCGGTCTCAGCGCCGCCCAGTACGGCAGCCGGGCCAACCTCAAGGTTCTGGCCATTGAACAGCTTTCCCCCGGCGGCCAGGCCCTGTCCATTGACAAACTGGAAAACTACCCCGGTGACCCTACCCCCCGCTCGGGCTTTGACTTTGCAGAGGATATGCACCGCCAGGCTGAAAACTTCGGCGCAAAAATTCTAAGCGATGCCGTCCTGTCATTAAAAAATGAAAAAAACAGTTTTACTGCTGTTTTAGGAAGTGGTGGAGAAATCAAGGCCCGCGCAGTAATCCTCGCCACCGGTGCCACACACCGCACACTGGGCATACCCGGGGAAGCGGAATTTAACGGCCGGGGTGTCTCCTACTGCGCCTCCTGCGACGGCCCCTTTTTTAAGGGCAAGCGTATCCTGGTGGTAGGCGGTGGCGATGCGGCCTGCGACGAAGCCCGGTTTCTTGCCTTCCTGTCTGACCGGGTGCTCCTGGTCCACCGCCGGGACAAATTCCGCGCCCAGAAAAGCCTTGCCGAGCGGGTACTTCATGACCCCCGCATTGAGGTCCGGCTCAACACCAGCCCGGTGAAAATTCTGGGGGACAAACAGGTAAACGCCGTAATTCTGGAAAACACGGCGGATCACACTCAATACGAAGAGCCGGTAAACGCAGTATTCATATTCGTCGGAACCACCCCCCAGACCAGCCTGGTTCCGGACGCAGAAAAAGACGAGGCAGGTTATATCGTCACGGATCAGCGCATGGCCAGCTCAATCCCAGGCATTTTTGTCGCCGGAGACGTCCGCGCCAGCCCCTTCCGCCAGGTTGTGGTCGCCGCCGCCGAAGGGGCCATTGCAGCACACTGTGCTGCGGAGTATATTGAGAATTTTTGTTAA
- a CDS encoding tetratricopeptide repeat protein: MSKYNQDLNYLLRGTDISDTELFEKITEADRIILEKKVNPKILAEAYLKKSQCLSMLGAYGDEEDDRDYSEESKEALEKVLELYPGMTEAIVLLGDFAIRPSESIVMYTKAIELKPDYAAAYCKRGFHYYISGKYNQAMADYDEAIRLKPDYAWAYLCRGTNRHEYNQAIADLTEAIRLKPNDVGAFHNRGSKYLRHKKYDKAIADFTETIRLIPDDPRYFNMRGRVYVVKGEYDNAINDFTEAIRLGLDWLDYILDIYYNRGIVYDDNGEYEKAIADYTEVIRLNPEGAVEAYYNRGLSYAALGQNDKATTDYAEAKHLELLNRKLTYEGKTIRRLTYYDSFFVRSDLEERSDKILADCTKAIRLHPGEAAIFYERGRWYDTLNQFDKAISDYTEAIRLDPENAEKACYDRGRMYESLGLHDEAASDYTEALSLYINNRKKKGLTARWF, translated from the coding sequence ATGTCTAAATACAATCAGGATTTAAATTATCTGCTTCGGGGCACAGATATTTCCGATACGGAACTTTTCGAAAAAATCACGGAGGCCGACAGGATAATCCTGGAAAAAAAGGTAAATCCGAAAATATTGGCCGAGGCATATCTTAAAAAAAGCCAATGCTTATCTATGCTTGGAGCGTATGGAGATGAAGAGGATGATAGGGATTATTCTGAAGAAAGCAAAGAAGCTCTAGAAAAAGTATTAGAATTATACCCCGGTATGACCGAGGCGATTGTATTATTAGGGGACTTTGCAATAAGGCCATCGGAATCAATAGTAATGTATACCAAGGCGATTGAATTAAAACCGGATTATGCGGCTGCTTATTGTAAGCGTGGATTTCACTATTACATTTCAGGAAAGTATAATCAGGCTATGGCTGACTATGACGAAGCGATACGGCTTAAACCGGATTATGCATGGGCTTATCTTTGCCGGGGAACTAATAGGCATGAATACAATCAGGCAATTGCGGACTTAACTGAGGCAATACGCTTAAAACCAAATGATGTGGGAGCTTTTCATAATCGCGGATCTAAATATTTGCGTCATAAGAAGTACGACAAGGCGATTGCTGATTTTACTGAAACAATACGCTTAATTCCGGATGATCCCAGATATTTCAATATGCGGGGGCGTGTATATGTTGTTAAAGGGGAGTATGACAATGCAATTAATGACTTCACCGAAGCAATACGATTAGGGCTGGATTGGCTGGATTATATTTTAGATATTTATTATAACCGGGGAATTGTATATGATGATAATGGCGAATACGAAAAGGCTATTGCCGACTATACCGAAGTAATACGTCTGAACCCGGAAGGCGCTGTAGAGGCCTACTATAATCGGGGACTATCGTATGCAGCCCTGGGGCAAAATGATAAAGCTACAACCGATTATGCCGAAGCAAAACATTTGGAGCTATTGAACCGTAAACTTACGTATGAGGGAAAAACTATTAGACGTCTTACTTATTATGATAGTTTTTTTGTGAGAAGTGATTTAGAAGAAAGGTCGGATAAGATTCTTGCTGATTGTACCAAGGCAATCCGATTACATCCAGGGGAGGCTGCTATCTTTTATGAACGGGGAAGATGGTATGATACTTTAAATCAATTTGATAAAGCTATATCCGATTATACTGAAGCAATACGCCTAGACCCGGAGAATGCTGAAAAAGCCTGTTATGACCGCGGGCGTATGTATGAATCTCTGGGCTTGCATGATGAGGCTGCATCTGATTATACCGAAGCGCTAAGCCTTTATATAAACAATAGAAAAAAGAAAGGGCTAACCGCCAGATGGTTTTAA
- a CDS encoding tetratricopeptide repeat protein — translation MISHKIAKYDLDLNYLFRGTDISDAELVEIIAEADRIILENKVTPETLAEAYLKKSQCLQKLGKYQESEAIIEKALELAPEMAEAITQLGNIFRNEKNYDEAIAHYTEAIRLKPDYAAAFNNRGVSYARKGDSVQAIADYTKAIRLRPDYETAYYNRGNEYKELGQVEQALADREEAIRLKPFLKYFGNKTIHYFSNVSEDPFDNEEIEQLTGAIYLNPNNATLFNNRAWLYARRGEYDKAIAGWTEAIRLDPENTFYLEGRGDVYADKLGEYDKAIADYSEIIRLEPYSAGCFEKQGKIYETLGQLDKAAADRGEAAKLEEENSDIGIDIKHMLGSMDFNKFLEMHDDAEEIIEENKESPEK, via the coding sequence ATGATTTCTCATAAAATAGCGAAATATGACCTGGATCTGAATTATTTGTTTCGAGGCACAGATATTTCAGATGCGGAACTTGTCGAAATAATCGCAGAAGCCGACAGGATAATCCTGGAAAACAAGGTAACTCCGGAAACATTGGCCGAGGCATATCTTAAAAAAAGCCAGTGTTTGCAGAAGCTGGGGAAATATCAGGAGAGCGAGGCGATTATTGAGAAAGCGCTGGAACTGGCGCCCGAAATGGCCGAAGCCATTACCCAGTTGGGAAATATTTTTCGGAATGAAAAAAACTATGATGAGGCAATAGCCCACTACACGGAAGCGATACGGCTTAAACCGGACTATGCGGCGGCCTTTAACAACCGGGGGGTCAGCTATGCCCGCAAGGGTGACTCTGTTCAGGCAATAGCGGACTATACCAAAGCGATACGCCTAAGACCGGATTATGAGACCGCCTATTATAACCGGGGAAACGAATACAAAGAGCTGGGGCAGGTAGAGCAAGCCTTGGCGGATCGGGAAGAAGCTATTCGGCTAAAACCGTTTTTAAAATATTTTGGAAACAAAACTATTCATTATTTTTCAAATGTCTCTGAGGACCCTTTTGATAATGAGGAAATTGAACAGCTTACCGGTGCAATATACCTTAACCCCAATAATGCAACTCTTTTTAATAACCGGGCTTGGCTTTATGCCAGGCGCGGCGAATATGACAAGGCAATTGCCGGCTGGACAGAAGCTATACGACTTGATCCGGAAAACACTTTTTATTTGGAAGGCCGGGGAGATGTGTATGCCGATAAACTGGGCGAATATGATAAGGCTATCGCGGACTATTCTGAAATTATACGCCTTGAGCCGTACTCAGCCGGTTGCTTTGAAAAGCAGGGGAAAATTTATGAGACATTGGGACAGCTTGACAAAGCGGCGGCGGATCGCGGCGAAGCGGCAAAGCTGGAAGAGGAGAATTCTGATATTGGTATAGATATTAAACATATGCTTGGGTCTATGGATTTTAACAAATTTCTTGAAATGCACGATGATGCAGAAGAAATAATCGAAGAAAACAAAGAAAGCCCTGAAAAATAG